From a single Candidatus Neomarinimicrobiota bacterium genomic region:
- a CDS encoding DUF1778 domain-containing protein, producing MKAQINKDERIELRVSSTDKKIFKKAQILSGDKSFSSFIVRVVKQQAEEILARYDRILVSEKDRHAFFDAVFGDPEPNQNLMEAAKRFKSRMSSS from the coding sequence ATGAAAGCACAAATCAACAAAGATGAACGCATAGAACTCCGCGTTTCTTCAACGGATAAAAAGATTTTTAAAAAAGCACAGATCTTAAGCGGTGATAAATCGTTCAGCAGTTTTATTGTGAGAGTTGTGAAACAACAGGCAGAAGAAATCCTTGCCAGGTATGACAGGATTCTTGTCTCAGAAAAAGACAGGCACGCGTTTTTTGACGCTGTATTTGGAGACCCTGAACCCAACCAGAATTTAATGGAAGCTGCAAAAAGATTTAAATCAAGAATGTCTTCCTCGTGA
- a CDS encoding GNAT family N-acetyltransferase produces MKIVLLDTSHNRKNFTCEEPSLTAYIRKQVSQDIRKRLATCFVAIDENQDVMGYYTLSSESLGRDAIPERYMKRIPRNYHAPVILLGRLARDIRMKGTGLGEHLLLDALFRSYTLSCQSIGAMAVVVDPINEFVHRFYKKYGFVQLPDSGKMFLPMKVIEQLI; encoded by the coding sequence GTGAAAATTGTATTACTTGATACATCGCATAACAGAAAGAATTTTACATGCGAAGAACCGTCTTTAACCGCTTATATCCGAAAACAGGTGAGCCAGGATATACGAAAAAGACTTGCGACGTGTTTTGTTGCCATTGATGAAAATCAAGATGTCATGGGTTATTACACACTGTCCAGCGAAAGCCTTGGCAGAGATGCGATTCCTGAAAGGTATATGAAACGCATTCCCAGGAATTATCATGCCCCGGTTATTTTATTGGGCCGGCTGGCAAGGGATATCAGAATGAAAGGAACAGGGCTTGGAGAACATCTTCTGCTGGATGCATTATTCAGAAGCTATACCCTGTCATGTCAAAGTATAGGTGCCATGGCTGTTGTTGTTGACCCTATCAATGAATTTGTGCACCGCTTTTATAAAAAATATGGTTTTGTACAACTCCCCGATAGCGGGAAGATGTTTCTTCCGATGAAAGTTATCGAACAATTAATCTGA